One genomic region from Rosa rugosa chromosome 1, drRosRugo1.1, whole genome shotgun sequence encodes:
- the LOC133716073 gene encoding peroxidase 64: MAFNLVFLSSILILSVFSPGINALSSNYYDKSCPNVELLVSDAVKKATANDKTVPAALLRMHFHDCFIRGCDASVLLNSKGNNKAEKDGPPNISLHAFYVIDNAKKQVEASCPGVVSCADILALAARDAVVQSGGPSWNVPKGRKDGRTSVATETRQLPAPTFNISQLQQSFSQRGLSLNDLVALSGGHTLGFSHCSSFQNRIHNFNATHDVDPTLHSSFAASLKNTCPIKNRPKNAGATMDPSATTFDNTYFKLILQGKSLFSSDQALLDFPKTKNLVTTFASSQQAFLDAFVNSMIKMSSITGGQEVRKDCRVVN, translated from the exons ATGGCTTTTAACCTTGTGTTCTTGAGCTCAATCCTCATCCTTTCAGTATTTTCTCCAGGGATCAATGCGCTGAGCTCGAACTATTATGACAAAAGCTGTCCTAATGTTGAGCTTCTCGTCTCCGATGCTGTCAAGAAGGCGACAGCTAACGATAAAACTGTCCCTGCTGCACTACTCCGGATGCATTTCCATGATTGCTTCATAAGG GGTTGTGATGCATCTGTGTTGTTAAATTCCAAAGGAAACAACAAAGCAGAGAAAGATGGGCCACCAAATATTTCTCTGCATGCATTTTATGTCATTGACAATGCAAAGAAACAAGTGGAGGCTTCATGTCCTGGTGTGGTCTCATGCGCTGATATCTTGGCTCTAGCAGCAAGAGATGCTGTTGTGCAA TCTGGAGGTCCAAGCTGGAATGTGCCAAAAGGAAGAAAAGATGGAAGAACATCAGTGGCAACTGAAACCAGACAATTACCAGCACCAACCTTCAACATTTCTCAACTCCAACAGAGCTTCTCTCAAAGAGGCCTGTCCTTGAACGACCTGGTGGCACTTTCAG GAGGGCACACTCTAGGGTTCTCCCACTGCTCATCTTTCCAAAACAGAATCCACAACTTCAATGCCACACACGACGTCGATCCTACGCTGCACTCATCCTTTGCAGCAAGCTTGAAGAATACATGTCCCATCAAGAATAGGCCGAAAAATGCCGGTGCCACAATGGATCCTTCTGCAACAACTTTTGATAATACATACTTCAAGTTGATCCTCCAAGGGAAGAGCTTGTTTTCTTCAGACCAAGCTCTGCTTGATTTTCCAAAGACTAAAAATTTGGTTACCACGTTTGCTAGCTCACAGCAAGCTTTCTTGGATGCTTTTGTGAATTCTATGATTAAGATGAGTAGCATTACAGGTGGACAAGAGGTCAGGAAAGACTGCAGAGTAGTAAATTAA
- the LOC133716088 gene encoding uncharacterized protein LOC133716088, whose translation MSLELFYRKQILQRREEEEQRRSDMELEGGESEMTTVSRHHFGDDSDRPDFSISIIENMKEDYGLFVWPCSIVLAEYVWQQRLRFAGASVVELGAGTSLPGLVAAKVGADVTLTDESNRLEVLSNMKSVIELNKLQCNVVGLTWGVWDASIFSLHPKIILGADVLYDAKAFDDLFATVAYLLQNSPGSVFITTYHNRSGHHLIEFLMVKWGLKCVKLLDAFSFMPSSKASGLSGNLQLAEIVLDSEHR comes from the exons ATGTCTTTGGAACTTTTTTACCGGAAACAGATTTTGCAGCGGcgggaagaagaagagcaaaGGCGGTCGGATATGGAATTGGAAGGCGGTGAATCGGAGATGACGACAGTATCACGTCATCATTTCGGAGATGACTCGGACCGACCGGACTTCTCTATATCCATAATCGAG AATATGAAAGAAGACTATGGGCTGTTCGTGTGGCCTTGCAGTATAGTCCTGGCGGAGTATGTTTGGCAGCAAAGACTGCGTTTTGCCGGAGCTAGTGTGGTTGAG CTTGGTGCTGGAACTTCCTTGCCTGGTTTGGTTGCCGCCAAAGTGGGCGCTGACGTCACTCTTACTGATGAATCCAATAGGTTGGAG GTGCTGAGCAACATGAAAAGTGTTATTGAACTTAACAAACTTCAATGCAAT GTAGTAGGATTGACATGGGGAGTTTGGGATGCATCTATATTCAGTTTACACCCGAAAATTATTCTTGGGGCTGATGTATTGTATGATGCTAAAG CCTTTGATGACCTCTTTGCCACTGTGGCATATCTGCTCCAGAATTCTCCTGGTTCGGTCTTCATAACAACGTACCATAATCGAAG TGGGCATCATCTTATCGAATTCTTGATGGTCAAATGGGGATTGAAGTGTGTGAAGCTTCTGGATGCGTTTTCATTTATGCCATCCAGCAAGGCATCTGGGCTAAGTGGAAACCTTCAATTGGCGGAGATTGTTCTGGACAGTGAACATCGCTGA